In one Deinococcus roseus genomic region, the following are encoded:
- a CDS encoding carbohydrate ABC transporter permease, which yields MMQNHHNLSRPAGQKLRRNKLKTQEWLDELLLVLPASVLLLTFLILPFLMAGYLSFTDQRLIPRPIPTEFVGFQNYLTVLRDPEFWQAFKNTAYFVVLVVPFQCAISLLCALLLNSELHLRSLFRSVALLPLVTPMTVIVVIWAALYRIPDGFLNSVLHLFGFQGYVDWLGDMTFAMPAIVLLSAWATFPFQMLIFLAGLQDIPMERYEAAKIDGAGTWEMFRYITFPGLRNTNIFILIITTLQAFKLFTQVDILTHGGPLGSTNTLVRYMVQEGYSSQQVGYASAVAVVFVILVGALAVLQRVLLKNE from the coding sequence ATGATGCAAAACCACCACAACCTTTCCAGACCTGCCGGACAGAAACTCCGGCGCAACAAACTCAAAACACAGGAATGGCTGGACGAACTGCTGCTGGTGCTGCCCGCCAGCGTTCTGCTGCTGACCTTTTTGATTCTGCCCTTTTTGATGGCGGGCTACCTGTCCTTTACGGACCAGCGCCTGATCCCCAGGCCCATCCCCACCGAATTTGTGGGTTTTCAGAACTACCTGACCGTGCTGAGAGACCCCGAGTTCTGGCAGGCTTTCAAAAACACCGCCTATTTTGTGGTGCTGGTGGTGCCTTTCCAGTGCGCCATTTCCCTGCTCTGCGCTTTGCTCTTGAACAGTGAACTGCACCTGCGCTCGCTGTTCAGAAGCGTTGCCCTTCTGCCCCTGGTCACCCCCATGACCGTGATCGTGGTGATCTGGGCCGCCCTGTACCGCATCCCGGACGGCTTTCTGAACAGCGTCCTGCACCTGTTTGGTTTTCAGGGTTACGTGGACTGGCTCGGAGACATGACCTTCGCCATGCCCGCCATTGTGCTGCTGTCTGCCTGGGCGACTTTTCCCTTCCAGATGCTGATTTTCCTGGCCGGATTGCAAGACATCCCCATGGAGCGCTACGAGGCCGCCAAAATTGACGGAGCAGGCACCTGGGAGATGTTCAGGTACATCACCTTTCCGGGCCTCAGAAACACCAACATCTTCATCCTGATCATCACCACCCTGCAGGCCTTCAAACTCTTCACCCAGGTGGACATCCTGACCCACGGCGGACCTCTGGGATCCACCAACACCCTGGTGCGCTACATGGTGCAGGAAGGTTACTCCTCCCAGCAGGTCGGTTACGCCTCTGCAGTGGCCGTGGTTTTCGTGATTCTGGTGGGTGCACTGGCTGTGCTGCAGCGCGTGCTGCTCAAAAACGAGTGA
- a CDS encoding carbohydrate ABC transporter permease, translated as MMKIFNPYKALRTLAAVVILLCVLVPLSMMVTLSLNPSEENILINMGTLHAFIPETVSLQNYKEVLNDPYQPFARYLLNTLLVVFCTVGAGIFINSAAAFALAWGRGGYRKIYLMVIIAVFVIPGEALTIPLLLLVSKFGWIDSYQVQIVPFIASTFSIFLFYQFFSKLPQELIEAARIDGARLFQIYFKIGFPLSTPVIATVSILGFLDAWNSYLWPLMVTRGTEFRPLGVAMAAFFGTQQAYWGNIMAFAVLMTLPIIIVFLVFQKYFVTSVVGSSVKG; from the coding sequence ATGATGAAGATTTTCAACCCCTACAAAGCCCTCAGAACCCTGGCTGCCGTGGTGATTCTGCTGTGCGTGCTGGTTCCCCTCTCCATGATGGTGACCCTCAGCCTCAACCCCAGCGAGGAAAACATCCTGATCAACATGGGCACCCTCCACGCTTTCATTCCTGAAACGGTGTCTCTGCAGAATTACAAAGAGGTGCTGAACGACCCCTACCAGCCCTTTGCGCGTTACCTGCTGAACACCCTGCTGGTGGTGTTCTGCACCGTTGGCGCAGGCATCTTCATCAACTCTGCAGCAGCTTTTGCCCTGGCCTGGGGCCGGGGTGGGTACCGCAAGATTTACCTGATGGTGATCATCGCGGTCTTTGTGATTCCCGGAGAAGCCCTCACCATCCCGTTGCTCTTGCTGGTCAGCAAATTCGGCTGGATCGACAGCTACCAGGTGCAGATCGTGCCTTTCATCGCCAGCACCTTCTCGATCTTCCTGTTCTACCAGTTCTTCTCCAAACTGCCCCAGGAACTCATCGAAGCCGCCAGAATCGACGGGGCGAGACTCTTCCAGATCTACTTCAAAATTGGCTTTCCCTTAAGCACCCCCGTGATTGCCACCGTGTCCATCCTGGGTTTCCTGGACGCCTGGAACAGCTACCTCTGGCCCCTGATGGTCACCCGTGGCACCGAATTCCGCCCGCTGGGTGTGGCCATGGCCGCTTTCTTCGGCACCCAGCAGGCCTACTGGGGCAACATCATGGCCTTTGCCGTCCTGATGACCCTCCCGATCATCATTGTGTTTCTGGTGTTCCAGAAGTACTTTGTGACCTCGGTGGTGGGGTCAAGTGTGAAGGGATAA
- a CDS encoding glycoside hydrolase family 32 protein, translating to MTHDPVTLTVQPYAPHHRPLLHFAPAKNWINDPNGLIFLNGEYHLFFQHNPHGTDWGHMSWGHAVSKDLLHWEELPVALEEDDQAMIFSGCCVLDAENTSGLGTPLHPPLIALYTGHHRNEIQSQQLAYSLDQGRTWTKYGIVLTENIPDFRDPKVFWHPETQQWVMALVLASEHQVVLYGSADLLSWHKLSTFGPAGHTGGIWEVPELLRLSDDSGQEHWVLKVDLNPGGPHGGSGCQYFVGHFDGQAFAATQEAKWLDHGKDFYAAITFANTADRTVWLAWMNNWQYARDHIHSTYSGHMSLPREIHLEQTESGLVLVQRPVRELDGVWSQLQTLQQVQLNALDQVELLHLPAAALDAQLSFSATPHSVYGLSLHCDGQLEWTLEFQPDQETTVLTRRGQVWQEGFQGKHAAPLAAKGLLDVRLILDHSALEVFVDSGKQVFTEAFFPAEGLVSLFLYVKSGSVKCQIEGARGPAVKPET from the coding sequence ATGACCCATGACCCTGTGACCCTCACCGTGCAACCCTACGCTCCCCACCACCGTCCTCTGTTGCACTTTGCTCCAGCGAAAAACTGGATCAACGATCCCAACGGCCTGATTTTCCTGAATGGAGAGTACCACCTGTTTTTCCAGCACAATCCCCACGGCACCGACTGGGGCCACATGAGCTGGGGGCATGCAGTGTCAAAAGACCTGCTGCACTGGGAAGAACTCCCGGTGGCCCTGGAAGAAGACGATCAGGCCATGATTTTCTCTGGTTGCTGCGTGCTGGATGCAGAAAACACTTCAGGGCTGGGCACACCACTACACCCACCCCTGATTGCCCTCTACACCGGGCACCACAGGAATGAAATCCAGTCCCAGCAACTCGCTTACAGCCTGGACCAGGGGAGAACCTGGACAAAATATGGCATCGTGCTGACCGAGAACATCCCTGATTTTCGGGACCCCAAGGTCTTCTGGCACCCGGAAACACAGCAGTGGGTGATGGCCCTGGTGCTGGCCAGTGAGCATCAGGTGGTGCTGTATGGTTCTGCAGATCTGCTGTCCTGGCACAAACTCAGCACTTTTGGACCTGCTGGACACACCGGAGGCATCTGGGAGGTGCCCGAGCTGCTCAGGCTCTCTGATGACTCTGGACAGGAGCACTGGGTGCTGAAAGTGGATTTGAACCCCGGCGGTCCGCATGGAGGTTCAGGGTGCCAGTATTTTGTGGGGCATTTCGATGGTCAGGCTTTTGCAGCCACCCAGGAGGCAAAGTGGCTGGATCACGGCAAGGATTTTTATGCTGCCATCACTTTTGCCAACACAGCAGACCGCACCGTCTGGCTGGCCTGGATGAACAACTGGCAGTATGCCCGCGACCACATCCACAGCACCTACAGCGGTCACATGTCCCTGCCCAGGGAAATCCATCTGGAGCAGACCGAGAGTGGACTGGTGCTGGTCCAGCGTCCTGTGCGCGAACTGGATGGGGTCTGGTCCCAGTTGCAGACCCTCCAGCAGGTGCAACTGAACGCCCTGGATCAGGTTGAACTGCTGCACCTGCCTGCTGCTGCGCTGGACGCACAACTGTCTTTCAGTGCCACCCCCCACAGCGTTTATGGCCTGAGCCTGCATTGTGACGGACAACTGGAATGGACCCTGGAATTCCAGCCTGATCAGGAAACCACCGTGCTGACCCGCAGGGGGCAGGTCTGGCAGGAGGGCTTTCAGGGCAAACACGCGGCTCCCCTGGCTGCAAAAGGGCTGCTGGATGTGCGTCTGATTCTGGACCATTCTGCACTGGAGGTCTTTGTGGACTCTGGAAAACAGGTGTTCACCGAGGCGTTTTTCCCGGCTGAAGGTTTGGTCAGCCTGTTTCTGTACGTCAAGTCTGGCAGTGTGAAATGCCAGATCGAAGGGGCCAGGGGGCCAGCGGTGAAACCTGAAACCTGA
- a CDS encoding type I polyketide synthase — protein MQDMIPATMVPQQWKPLVVQLQQLAQQHPERTAMVFLKDGETAGDPLTYQDLDQRAKHLAAHLQARCLQGHPVLLALPSGTEHVVAFLGSLYAGAIPVAAYPPTGSLHARRLVHIALDCQARGILCQQALRQQDTSGEFQKLLAADLPCELLPMEDLSQPCASSWISPEITPQGLAYLQYTSGSTSQPRGVMVTQHNLTSHFEHLQDLLSLTAEDVFVNWLPLSHDMGIIGAVLQPLFLGATLVLMSPAAFAQRPMRWLEAISRYRGTVSFAPNFAYECCVRKATEKDLQTLDLSSWQVAVNAAESVHASTLQKFQARFASCGFQPAAFSPGYGLAEATLFVSAAARLKPTQLHEGTAANAHPHTLVGCGPTGTLQVELVDPHTRQVCPEGTEGEIWIAGPTVAAGYWQRPEQTAHTFQAHLEGGSGPFLRTGDLGVRQKGQLFISGRIKDVLVIRGCNHHPQDIEQTVTEAHEDLEPGRGAAFSIEEGAEEKLVVVQEIRRSSRKTFDAQQVLKQVQQAVAEQHGLQLHALVLLKPASIPLTSSGKIQRQASKHQHLQGRFDPLFVWSAPQQPVLESSPGPDPVTLQPDLQVLHWLNIWLAEHTGLPAEQLDLHAPFAGLGLDSLSMQSLIGDLSVWLNRRLPATLPYQFPSAHLLAQHLMGGMPVPENLPAPARAPESDTQPTMTASTPSREGVALVGMACRFPGANTPEAFWNLLSTGQDAIREVPLSRWEAAQHHQSGPLAPGKMNTRWGGFLDGVDEFDAQFFGISPLEAQSMDPQQRLLLQTTWHALENAGLDPDALSGSNTGVFVGVSSHDYHDLLRSHGAALGAHAGTGNNLSLTANRISYTLNLQGPSWAVDTACSSSLVALHQARENLLAGHCDLALVGGVNLILSPDTTIVFSQAGMMAPDGRCKTFDARADGYVRSEGCGVVVLKRHSDAIRDGDNILALIAGSAVNQDGRSNGLTAPNGLAQQQVMHQALAAAGKSPSEISFVEAHGTGTRLGDPIEVGSIQAVYGRPAAGPLWMGSAKTHIGHLEAAAGLAGLIKVVLCMKHRQIPASLHFQQLNPQISLNGTRCDIPRTLQPWNSNTMRVAAVSAFSFGGTNAHVIVQEPEPRSEPWQMLVFSARREWSLQQLAHSHLQCLQHPLQEGQSFAGLCLSASGQRAHHAHRMAVLARSAPEAAHVLQDWQEGETPQNVLVGHAPQAPRVAMLFTGQGAQHVGMGLELHQSSKVFRDVLDRCDWWLQQHQGWSLLTVLRGNDPELDLQQTQYAQPALFALEYALACMWQKAGVRPEVLMGHSLGEYVAACIAGVFSWQDGLKLVAARGYLMQHSTPEGGMMALHAPADLVVRVLKVAGKQSLPDISIAAHNSPEELVLSGTTEAVARMIHHFEGQGAKATLLKVNRAFHSPLMSSMLEAFERCAREVQYHAPQLPVVSNLTGKLAGPELATPEYWVQHVLSRVEFAAGLQTLKQLGCTAFIEAGPHSVLTALGQPQVQGRWCASLKRGIPEDQQFLRSLGEHYVAGGTINWQEWSRDHLQDRSTQPHHSLPAYPFVPDRHWFTPQQPAAVVQTASDQHPLLGKPLRVAGSSQQHHENHLSETSPWFIAQHRVGEQPVLPATAAIEWALAALQATQPGQPWTLQNLVFQRMLAFHSAEPVPVQMVLEPHSQGFQLKGYSLKQHNWMEHFTLQGLPAAEAQPEMLHPQALQKNPVRPGAELYAHLQNLELDHGPAFQGVKQFWVQDHQLLAEIVVPAALQDAQKYQMHPVVLDACLHPMLHFVPAARGAVVPVAMKQVTFWQALPTRIWCHVLWHGKQPSGCFLADLTLYSTQGEALAQLQGVECRRLGQEPEAAKPVSLPVPAESIGYFTGWKPLGSVAEQAPVPASDGHWLVFSPQAEQAEAWKQAFTEAGHPALAVSCGPRFEGPENATLRIVPASEDSFAKLFLHLKDTGKTLRGVVLLPGQMQAGQTVPEAHLALTCPGFLLLQHLLNTHPDQKPEVLMVTAQNPAEDTLAHSALAGLALAVKSEHPHLPCVHFELEALQPDLLPDMLQAVQMLAGSGRLKHQAGEWQQATLQQHPLKANPEIPSISPEGTYLITGGLGDLGLEVAGWLQKQGAKHLLLVARHPSEQAEPRIQHLKQAGAQVTVIYADVADASEMRQLFGHIKQHLPPLKGVIHAAGTTDDGLLQNLTWPRFAKVLEAKVQGAWNLHCLTAPLPLDFFVLFSSLASLLGQQGQASYTVGNAFLDSLAHHRQALGLPALSINWGPWADTGMAARRKLLAQFALRGVQGLTTPQALQVFGSALHSGMPQLGLANIDWVQYRKNTAGRFDSLLSGMPGEAGTTEPPRTDPMQLSPDEAKSHILQEVFRTTTGILQLNSRQQNELHPTFAHIPLSTLGLDSLLALELRNRLLSSLQVDVPLQHFMGGLTAAEISDLIYSHWLLKQLAAPAPSSEHTAEPESEIEVEEWTL, from the coding sequence ATGCAAGACATGATCCCGGCAACAATGGTCCCACAGCAGTGGAAACCCCTGGTGGTTCAACTGCAGCAACTGGCCCAGCAGCATCCTGAACGCACCGCCATGGTTTTTCTGAAAGATGGAGAAACGGCAGGCGACCCCCTGACCTATCAGGATCTGGATCAGCGGGCAAAGCATCTGGCCGCACACCTGCAGGCCAGATGCCTGCAAGGGCATCCTGTGCTGCTGGCCCTGCCTTCCGGGACAGAGCATGTGGTGGCCTTTCTGGGCAGCCTGTATGCGGGAGCCATTCCTGTTGCCGCTTACCCTCCCACGGGCAGCCTGCACGCCCGGCGACTGGTCCACATTGCCCTGGACTGTCAGGCCAGAGGCATTTTGTGCCAGCAAGCACTGCGCCAGCAGGACACCAGCGGAGAATTTCAAAAGTTGCTGGCTGCAGACCTGCCCTGTGAATTGCTGCCCATGGAAGACCTGTCACAACCCTGCGCCTCCAGCTGGATTTCTCCTGAAATCACCCCGCAGGGGCTGGCCTACCTGCAGTACACCTCGGGTTCCACCAGCCAGCCCCGGGGCGTGATGGTGACCCAGCACAACCTCACCAGCCATTTTGAGCACCTGCAGGACTTGCTTTCCCTGACTGCGGAGGATGTGTTTGTCAACTGGTTGCCCCTCTCCCACGACATGGGAATCATCGGGGCGGTGCTGCAGCCGCTCTTTCTGGGGGCCACACTGGTGCTGATGTCTCCTGCTGCTTTTGCCCAGCGTCCCATGCGCTGGCTGGAAGCCATCAGCCGTTACCGGGGCACCGTCAGTTTTGCCCCCAATTTTGCCTATGAATGCTGTGTGCGCAAAGCCACCGAAAAAGACCTGCAGACCCTGGACCTCTCCAGCTGGCAGGTGGCCGTCAATGCCGCCGAGTCCGTGCATGCCTCCACCCTGCAGAAGTTTCAGGCCCGCTTTGCGTCCTGTGGTTTTCAGCCCGCAGCCTTCAGTCCAGGGTATGGTCTGGCAGAGGCCACCCTGTTTGTCAGCGCTGCTGCTCGCCTGAAACCCACCCAGCTGCATGAAGGCACTGCCGCAAACGCCCATCCCCACACCCTGGTGGGATGTGGTCCCACCGGAACCTTGCAGGTGGAACTGGTGGACCCGCACACCCGGCAAGTCTGCCCTGAAGGCACCGAGGGAGAAATCTGGATTGCTGGACCCACCGTGGCCGCCGGTTACTGGCAGCGTCCAGAGCAGACCGCCCACACCTTTCAGGCCCATCTGGAAGGTGGCAGTGGGCCTTTCTTGCGCACCGGAGACCTGGGGGTGCGGCAAAAAGGACAGCTGTTCATCTCGGGGCGCATCAAGGATGTGCTGGTGATCCGCGGATGCAACCACCATCCGCAGGACATCGAGCAGACGGTCACAGAGGCCCATGAGGACCTGGAACCGGGCCGGGGGGCCGCGTTTTCCATTGAGGAAGGTGCCGAAGAAAAACTGGTGGTGGTGCAGGAAATTCGCCGCAGCAGCCGCAAAACCTTTGATGCCCAGCAGGTTTTAAAGCAGGTTCAGCAGGCTGTGGCAGAGCAGCATGGTTTGCAATTGCACGCCCTGGTGCTGTTGAAACCCGCATCCATCCCCCTGACCTCCAGTGGAAAAATCCAGCGGCAGGCCAGCAAACACCAGCACCTGCAGGGCAGATTTGATCCCCTGTTTGTCTGGTCTGCTCCCCAGCAACCTGTCCTGGAGTCCAGTCCTGGCCCAGACCCGGTCACCCTCCAGCCGGACCTGCAAGTGCTGCACTGGCTGAACATCTGGCTGGCAGAGCACACCGGACTGCCTGCGGAACAGCTTGACCTGCATGCGCCTTTTGCTGGTTTGGGGCTGGACTCCCTGAGCATGCAATCCCTGATCGGGGACCTTTCCGTCTGGCTGAACCGGCGGTTGCCCGCCACCCTGCCTTACCAGTTTCCCTCTGCCCACTTGCTGGCCCAGCACCTGATGGGGGGGATGCCTGTGCCGGAGAACCTTCCTGCGCCTGCCAGAGCACCAGAATCCGACACACAACCCACCATGACAGCATCCACCCCATCCAGAGAAGGTGTAGCCCTTGTGGGCATGGCCTGCCGTTTCCCCGGAGCAAACACCCCCGAAGCCTTCTGGAACCTGCTTTCAACAGGACAGGATGCCATTCGGGAAGTTCCGTTGTCCCGCTGGGAAGCTGCGCAGCACCACCAGTCCGGTCCTCTTGCTCCGGGCAAGATGAACACCCGCTGGGGTGGCTTTCTGGACGGGGTGGATGAATTTGACGCCCAGTTCTTCGGGATTTCTCCGCTGGAGGCCCAGAGCATGGACCCCCAGCAACGCCTGCTGCTGCAGACCACCTGGCATGCCCTGGAAAACGCAGGTCTGGACCCGGATGCATTGAGTGGCAGCAACACCGGGGTTTTTGTGGGGGTGAGCAGCCACGATTACCACGACCTGCTGCGCTCGCATGGCGCTGCTCTGGGTGCACACGCAGGCACCGGGAACAACCTGAGCCTCACCGCCAACCGCATTTCTTACACCCTGAACCTGCAGGGTCCAAGCTGGGCGGTGGACACGGCATGTTCTTCTTCTCTGGTGGCACTGCACCAGGCACGGGAAAACCTGCTGGCCGGACACTGTGATCTGGCCCTGGTGGGTGGGGTCAATTTGATCCTCTCTCCAGACACCACCATCGTGTTTTCCCAGGCAGGCATGATGGCTCCGGATGGCCGCTGCAAGACTTTTGATGCCCGTGCAGATGGGTATGTGCGCAGCGAAGGGTGTGGGGTGGTGGTGCTCAAACGGCACAGTGACGCCATCCGGGACGGAGACAACATCCTGGCCCTGATTGCAGGTTCTGCGGTCAATCAGGATGGTCGCAGCAACGGCCTGACCGCCCCGAATGGTCTGGCCCAGCAGCAGGTGATGCATCAGGCGCTGGCTGCCGCAGGGAAATCCCCCTCTGAAATTTCTTTTGTGGAGGCGCACGGCACTGGCACCCGCCTGGGGGATCCCATCGAGGTGGGCAGCATTCAGGCGGTGTATGGTCGGCCTGCAGCAGGGCCGTTGTGGATGGGATCGGCCAAGACCCACATCGGGCACCTGGAGGCTGCAGCAGGACTGGCGGGACTGATCAAGGTGGTGCTGTGCATGAAGCACCGCCAGATTCCCGCAAGTTTGCATTTTCAGCAGCTCAACCCGCAGATTTCCCTGAATGGCACCCGCTGTGACATCCCCCGCACCCTGCAACCCTGGAACAGCAACACCATGCGGGTGGCTGCGGTCAGTGCCTTCAGTTTTGGCGGCACCAATGCCCATGTGATCGTGCAGGAACCGGAACCCCGTTCGGAACCCTGGCAGATGCTGGTGTTCTCGGCCAGGCGGGAATGGTCCTTGCAACAGCTTGCCCACAGCCACCTGCAGTGCCTGCAACACCCCTTGCAGGAAGGCCAGTCTTTTGCGGGTCTGTGCCTGAGTGCCTCAGGGCAACGTGCTCACCATGCCCACCGCATGGCCGTGCTGGCCCGTTCCGCCCCGGAAGCGGCGCATGTCCTGCAGGACTGGCAGGAGGGGGAGACGCCTCAGAATGTGCTGGTGGGACATGCCCCCCAGGCCCCCAGGGTGGCGATGCTGTTCACCGGACAGGGGGCTCAGCATGTGGGCATGGGTCTGGAACTGCATCAGAGCAGCAAAGTGTTTCGGGATGTGCTGGACAGGTGTGACTGGTGGTTGCAGCAACACCAGGGCTGGTCTCTGTTGACCGTGTTGCGGGGCAACGATCCAGAACTGGACCTCCAGCAGACCCAGTATGCCCAGCCTGCGCTTTTTGCGCTGGAATACGCTCTGGCCTGCATGTGGCAGAAAGCAGGTGTTCGGCCTGAGGTGCTGATGGGGCACAGCCTGGGGGAATACGTGGCGGCCTGCATCGCGGGGGTTTTCAGCTGGCAGGATGGCCTGAAACTGGTGGCTGCAAGGGGTTACCTGATGCAGCACAGCACCCCTGAAGGCGGCATGATGGCTTTGCATGCTCCGGCGGACCTGGTGGTCCGGGTGCTGAAGGTGGCCGGGAAGCAGTCCCTTCCAGACATTTCCATTGCTGCCCACAACAGCCCTGAGGAACTGGTGCTCTCCGGCACAACAGAAGCGGTGGCCCGCATGATCCATCACTTTGAAGGGCAGGGCGCAAAAGCCACCCTGCTGAAAGTGAACCGGGCGTTTCATTCTCCCCTGATGTCTTCCATGCTGGAGGCTTTTGAACGCTGTGCCCGTGAGGTGCAGTACCATGCCCCTCAGCTTCCCGTGGTGTCCAACCTGACCGGCAAGCTGGCTGGACCTGAACTGGCCACTCCGGAATACTGGGTGCAGCATGTGCTTTCCAGGGTGGAATTCGCTGCGGGCCTGCAGACCCTGAAGCAACTGGGCTGCACGGCTTTCATTGAAGCGGGACCCCATTCGGTGCTGACTGCACTGGGCCAGCCGCAGGTGCAGGGACGCTGGTGTGCCAGTTTGAAGCGGGGCATCCCTGAAGACCAGCAGTTTCTGCGCAGCCTGGGTGAACATTACGTGGCAGGAGGGACCATCAACTGGCAGGAATGGTCACGTGACCACCTGCAAGACCGCAGCACCCAGCCCCACCACAGCCTTCCTGCCTATCCTTTCGTGCCAGACCGCCACTGGTTCACCCCCCAGCAACCTGCTGCCGTTGTGCAAACAGCTTCAGACCAGCATCCTTTGCTCGGGAAACCCCTTAGGGTGGCAGGATCATCCCAGCAGCACCACGAAAACCATCTCTCAGAAACTTCTCCCTGGTTCATTGCCCAGCACCGGGTGGGGGAACAGCCTGTGCTGCCTGCAACTGCGGCCATCGAATGGGCCCTGGCGGCCCTGCAGGCAACACAACCCGGACAACCCTGGACCCTGCAGAACCTGGTCTTCCAGCGCATGCTGGCGTTCCACTCCGCAGAGCCAGTGCCTGTCCAGATGGTGCTGGAACCCCACTCACAGGGCTTTCAGCTGAAAGGCTACAGCCTGAAACAGCACAACTGGATGGAACACTTCACCCTGCAGGGCCTGCCTGCAGCAGAAGCCCAACCAGAGATGTTGCACCCTCAGGCTTTGCAAAAAAATCCGGTCCGCCCTGGAGCAGAACTTTATGCCCACCTGCAAAACCTGGAACTCGATCATGGTCCAGCTTTTCAGGGGGTCAAACAATTCTGGGTGCAAGACCATCAGTTGCTGGCAGAAATTGTTGTTCCAGCAGCCTTGCAGGACGCGCAGAAATACCAGATGCACCCAGTGGTGCTCGATGCCTGCCTGCACCCCATGCTGCACTTTGTGCCTGCTGCAAGAGGGGCCGTGGTGCCTGTCGCCATGAAGCAAGTGACTTTCTGGCAGGCGTTGCCCACCCGGATCTGGTGCCACGTGCTCTGGCACGGCAAGCAACCCTCAGGCTGCTTCCTGGCCGACCTGACCCTCTACAGCACCCAGGGGGAAGCCCTGGCACAACTGCAGGGCGTGGAATGCCGCAGGCTGGGACAGGAGCCAGAAGCTGCAAAGCCAGTTTCCCTGCCTGTTCCTGCAGAATCCATAGGGTACTTCACCGGCTGGAAACCCCTGGGCAGTGTTGCTGAGCAAGCGCCTGTGCCTGCCTCAGACGGACACTGGCTGGTGTTCAGCCCACAGGCCGAGCAGGCAGAAGCCTGGAAGCAGGCCTTCACCGAAGCAGGACACCCTGCGCTGGCGGTGTCCTGTGGCCCCCGCTTTGAAGGCCCGGAAAACGCCACCCTGCGCATCGTTCCCGCATCGGAAGACAGCTTTGCAAAACTCTTCTTGCACCTGAAAGACACGGGAAAAACCCTGCGGGGGGTGGTGCTGCTGCCCGGCCAGATGCAGGCAGGCCAGACGGTGCCCGAGGCGCACCTCGCCCTGACCTGCCCTGGTTTTCTGCTCTTGCAGCACCTGCTGAACACCCACCCTGACCAGAAACCCGAGGTGCTGATGGTCACCGCACAAAATCCGGCAGAAGACACCCTGGCCCACAGTGCCCTGGCTGGACTGGCCCTTGCCGTGAAGTCAGAACACCCCCACCTGCCCTGTGTGCACTTTGAACTGGAAGCCCTGCAGCCTGACCTGCTCCCAGACATGCTGCAAGCCGTTCAGATGCTGGCCGGATCAGGTCGCCTGAAACATCAGGCAGGGGAGTGGCAACAGGCCACCCTGCAACAACATCCCCTCAAGGCAAACCCCGAAATCCCCTCCATTTCCCCTGAAGGCACGTACCTGATCACCGGAGGCCTGGGAGACCTGGGTCTGGAAGTTGCAGGCTGGCTGCAAAAGCAGGGCGCAAAACACCTGCTGCTGGTGGCCCGCCACCCTTCCGAACAGGCCGAACCCCGCATCCAGCACCTGAAGCAGGCTGGAGCGCAGGTCACAGTGATTTATGCAGATGTGGCCGATGCCAGCGAAATGCGGCAGCTCTTCGGGCACATCAAACAGCACCTGCCGCCCTTAAAAGGGGTGATCCATGCTGCAGGCACCACCGACGATGGTTTGCTGCAAAACCTGACCTGGCCCCGCTTTGCAAAAGTGCTGGAAGCCAAAGTGCAGGGGGCATGGAACCTGCACTGCCTGACCGCCCCACTGCCCCTGGATTTCTTTGTGCTGTTCTCCTCGCTGGCTTCCCTGCTGGGCCAGCAGGGGCAGGCCAGTTACACAGTGGGGAATGCTTTCCTGGACAGCCTGGCCCACCACCGTCAGGCCCTGGGGCTTCCGGCCCTCAGCATCAACTGGGGACCCTGGGCAGACACCGGGATGGCGGCCCGCCGCAAACTGCTGGCGCAGTTTGCCCTCAGGGGCGTGCAGGGCCTGACCACCCCGCAAGCCTTGCAGGTTTTCGGAAGCGCCCTGCATTCCGGAATGCCCCAGCTGGGACTGGCCAACATCGACTGGGTGCAGTACAGAAAAAACACTGCTGGACGCTTTGATTCTCTGCTTTCCGGGATGCCTGGAGAGGCCGGGACCACAGAGCCACCCCGGACAGACCCCATGCAGCTTTCCCCTGATGAGGCCAAAAGCCACATCCTGCAGGAGGTTTTCAGAACCACCACTGGAATTCTGCAACTGAATTCGCGCCAGCAAAACGAACTGCACCCCACTTTTGCCCACATCCCCCTCAGCACCCTGGGGCTGGATTCCCTGCTGGCCCTGGAATTGCGCAACCGACTGCTGTCCTCCCTGCAGGTCGATGTGCCCCTGCAGCATTTCATGGGCGGCCTGACGGCGGCAGAAATCAGCGATCTGATTTACAGCCACTGGCTGCTGAAACAACTGGCTGCCCCTGCACCTTCCTCTGAACACACCGCTGAACCCGAGTCTGAAATTGAGGTGGAAGAATGGACCCTCTGA